A single genomic interval of Lathyrus oleraceus cultivar Zhongwan6 chromosome 7, CAAS_Psat_ZW6_1.0, whole genome shotgun sequence harbors:
- the LOC127104487 gene encoding zinc finger protein ZAT18, whose protein sequence is MKSAAFKCKTCSKEFLSFQALGGHRASHNKLKLIGKKGSSGKLHICSICGLQFATGQALGGHMRKHRTGPVHDYDQDDTMANGPKRFHLCLDLNLTPYENDLKLLNFFFFEALSTFT, encoded by the coding sequence ATGAAGAGTGCTGCTTTTAAGTGCAAGACCTGTAGTAAAGAATTCCTTTCATTTCAAGCTCTTGGTGGACATAGGGCTAGCCACAATAAGCTTAAGCTAATTGGAAAAAAAGGTTCTTCTGGCAAGTTGCATATATGTTCTATTTGTGGGCTTCAATTTGCAACTGGACAAGCACTTGGAGGACACATGAGAAAACATAGAACAGGTCCAGTTCATGATTATGATCAAGATGACACCATGGCTAATGGTCCTAAGAGGTTTCATCTCTGCTTGGATTTGAACTTGACACCCTATGAGAATGATCTTAAGTTACTTAACTTCTTCTTTTTTGAGGCATTGAGTACTTTCACTTAA